CATTACTAGAAGAAGCATCAACCTTGTGAGTTGTCACCTTGTGGTTAGAACTGGACacaaacacatatacacacCCACGGCTAGGCTAGACTTAGATTACAACAATGATTTCTAAGTTTCCTTAGCCTACCGTCTATCACACAGCTACAAAACAATAAAGTCTCATACCGACAAAATTGTATATCTTCATTGGAATGTCATATATTGTCCCTTGGATAGTTCGGACAGCCACTTGCAATGCATCCTATTCAAGTCTTCTAGTTGCTTATAGCTTAGAAAGTTGTCCTTTAACACTTGCTTTTTCGGATGTCTAACTCGTTTCATGCACTACTCGTCTCACTCACACCTAATTCCCagttaagaaaaagaaaagacttGATAGTAAAAATCAACTTCCCCTAAATGAGAACCTTTGATGGGGGATTGATAAGGTAATGTCTCCTTAGGatatttgaattaaaaattaatctGATGTGTTTATAGTACCAACGCATGAATATTGATGCTTAATTTTAAGTTTATGTTCCTTTGAATTGGATTAAAGTTTTCAACTTTGGCAAATCTTTGGTAAAACCCAAACAAAAACCCAACATCTCGTATTCTTTCTTGGGGCAACTGATTATCAGATGTCCATCTCTATTTCTTTTGTAATTTTACATATCTTTTTGACCACGATTTAAAAATCTCTTTTGagcaaattgaaaattttatgagAAAACTTTAGACGAcgtttaaaattttataagttATTGTAAACGTTAGACGacaatctaattttttttatgtaaggTTGAACATGAGAAATATCTGAGCAAACATTAGATCCAGGTCTAACGTTGTCCGAAAGCATGATTTCCTAAAAGTTATATTTGCActacttttaaaaataagaacaaaatcTGAAATAGTAGCCAAAAAGAGACATTTGCGTAGAATCATCCCCAACCATGGGCTTGTTGTTACACAGTTAGGCCCAAAACTAAATCCTTGGGTAAACCCAAACAAAAATATACAGTAGCAATTAAGCAAATGTCTCAATTTTGGAAATCAGAAATTGAACGTCTTCGTCTTGTAGATGATGAAGAGGGTGGTGTTATACTCTACCCTACAATTGTTTAGTAAATgtccatatttttttcttgcaaTTTATGAACCTTTTAGATTACGGTCTAAAATTTTCCTTTAAGCAAGCTGGAAAAAAAGTCTTATGAGTGAATGTCAGACAACAATCTGCAATTATATATACACGTTAGGCAATCTAATATTTTATGTAACATTGAGCCATATATGAGCAAACACTAAACGTCAGCATTGTCAGAAAATGTAAATTTTCGAAAGCGTTAAAATAGGGATGAAATTTAAATGATGGCCTAAAAAAGAGACATGGGGTCATTGGCACTTGGGTCCCTATTTTTTgttggtctttaacttttgtctcTCGATAACAAACAACTTTTTTGCGggacataagtttatattttcgcatcataatatctaCAAGTTATGTCCGCACTCTTAAAAAATTTATGCCTCACTATGAATAAGTTAGATTttcaaggggaaaaaaattaaaggccagcCATTTGAAGGGAGAAACCGTacaattttttcacttttgaaatTAGGCACAAAATTTAAATAGTAGCCAAGAAAGGGACATTTGAGTAAAGTCGCCCCCAACCATGGACTCGTTGTTACACTATGGGCCCAAAGCTGAATCCTTGGATAAAACCCAAACAAAAACCCAatatctcttcttctttcttctttatagTTGCAATTAAGCAAATGCGGTAAAAATGTCTCAATTTTGGCCCCGTATTGTATATGATGAAGAGGGCGCTGTTATTCTCTACCCTACAACTGTTTAGTAAATGTCCatagttttatttttgttggaaTTTATGAATCTTTTAGATCATGGTCTAAAAGTTCTTTCAAGTAAACTGAAAAAAATCTTACAAGGAGTGTAgtaatcttttttttctcttcaaattaTTAAGTTTTTAGTTAAATAATAGTAGATCTTTGCGTAATATTTCTAATTTTGAATTAAACTATTTAAATCTTTATATCTACCAATAAGATTTTTTATAACAAGAACCAATGTATTGTATTACAATAGTTGGCTAATATTTTATTAACTTAAAAGAACCTATCCAAAGTTATATAACTTGGGCCCCATCATGTGGCACGTTACACCCATCAGAATCCTTCGTAACAACAGTAAATGTTGACGGAGCACACACCGTACCTCCGCCTATACCGTCGCCAGTGGCCGTACATTTTGTAGGTCCACAGGATCAATTGGCTTCCCCTCCTTGTATTCATCATTGTCGTTGTCGGATGCGGCGGCATCGGCGGCGGAAGACTTGACTTTTTTAAAAGTAGCTTCAGAAGCGGCGTCTTTCTTGGCTTCGCTTCCTCGGCTAACATTACAGTAATCGCCGATGAATTGTTTCGGTCAACCATGTACTTGTAACCCTAAATGTGATAAAATCTTGGTAGCTATGATTCTAGATCTTGGAATGATGACAAGAGAGTATGCTTGTAACCCTAAATAGGGTAAAATCTTGGTAGCTATGATTCTAAATCTTGGaatgatgacaaaaaaatatGTATCTATGGGCTCAGTTATATTCTGGTTTTCTGGTTTATACTCGTAATTACTACTACTTTGAAAATTAGAGTTTTTGTGTTTCTATTATCAGAGAGTATTGGAAGTCTTTTCTAAGTTTTTCAGTTTTGTAACAATTGGAAAACGTTTGTTTAAGTTCATAAAGCAACTACTTTAGGCGGCAAACTGAGGGAGAATATTTGTTAGGGAAGGTGGAAAACTCTTTTCTAATATGCTTTTTGAAACAAACGCCTAACGTCACTTTAATTTGTCTAGTATTCTAAAAtagatttttacttttacttgtcattttagcatatcaagaaaaaatatcttctttttttctgttttatccatagtattaattactcatttcgaatccattaaaaatatgcaccaattaatatggtaTCAtgataaattatgcacttcatttattatttcttaaagaatgtgCAAAGTCCatagtggataagtaaaagtggatGGGTACTTGTTAGACTTGTAAACTGTAGGTACAAAATTGGGGATTATTCTTCGCGATTTTCCCAAAGGCAGTGTCATTTTTTGGGTAAATACTTATCCGCATTGAAAATTTACgccaaataatttaaaattaatgtaattaaataatttaacaaaGTAAAAATAAGGCTGAagagaaatagaaaaaaagaaaagaaattggaagTACTTTGATGAACTTTTAAGGGAAATTGACAGGGAAATACAGTAAGGGCATAATATTGGCACAAAACAGCCCAGGTTTTAACTATTGGCATCTTACAGCCTAATACAAAATTCCTACTTAATTATTGACATAAtataatcaattaattaaatataaaaattaattgaTTTGCTCCTATTAAAATTGTATGTCCTTTTATCTCCTCATATTCCTTCCACGTCTCGAACCGTTTTAAATTCCAAAATagccttcatttttcttccttctttctttaGGAATATTTACAGAAAATCCAATCTTCCACAAATGTGATTATACTCCGATCTTTTAGGGCTGCTTTGATACCGTATTTAAGGGATTATTTGCCATTTAATTATGTTGTATTTGGGATTTCAACTTTGTACATTTATAAACAATGGTGAGGAAACATGGAACTATAAGATTGTAAAAACTTCACACAATAAAGTTGTCGAAGATTCTGATTTTGAAGATTCGACGTTTGGGGATTCAAATTCTCCACGTGCAAGAGCAGTTGAGGATGAGGTTtagaataaaaagggaaaagaaattgCAATCGGGGACTATGAAGTATGAATTCACATTGAGCTTCATAAAGGGAAATTTCTCCTACATTTAAACAACTCAATCATCCCTTTGGAATTACCTACTTTACATTCCCAATATTAAAGCACATAACcaatttcactttctttccaataattttaatttctaaagTTATTCATATACTCAACTAATTATTCAATAACCTACTATAGTACACAAGCACGAGCATTTTGCAAAACTAACCATAAATAATGGGACAGATGAATTCACATTGAGCTTCATAGAGGTAATTTCTCCTACATCTAAAAAACTCGACCACTCCTTTAGAACTAATTCGTTTTCCTTCCCAATATTAAAGCACATAACAAATCTCATATGAACACTTTCGTTGATATATAAAGCAAATCTAACCACAAAAGGATATTTCTATTTAGCTTATAAAAACGATTGTACGGAAAACTATTTGAATCCAAACGGTCAAAAGTTTTCCTTGGACTATTAAAGCGcagaattaatttaaaatataaattcgTTGATATATAAAGCAAATCACAGGATATATCTATTTAGAAACGTGTATTATTTTTGTACGGAAAACTATTTGAATTTTACCATTTAACATAAAAAATGGAAGACTTTATtgagagcccgtttggattaatttaaaataaattggtACTTGCTCCTTTCCAGTGTTTGaagaaataactattttatgctaaaataagcccaaaaaaaaatgattgtattattttcttaacacaAAACACGTGTCGTTTTGTATTATACCATTTAACATAAAAAATGGAAGACTTTATTAACTCCATAAAACATGGAACATAAAAGATTGCATAAACCTTTATCCGACTCTCTTTTGAGTTTTCCAAAAGGGAAACAACTCAACCCAAACTCATTTTGGGGTTTTCAGTATTAAAATCTTGAAATtagttttacattttttttttgtaactaaCACGTACTATTATTTACCAAGTGAACAGTGCAGTACAAAACTCCCAAACAAATTGAGCTACTAACCTCTAATCTGTTGAATGACAAATTGAGCTACTAGTCTCTAATCTGTCTCATTCAACCAGTACACTCTAGCCTCCTATACATAACTACTTTCAAGGATAGCAATTCATTTGAGCTAACTTGGTAGCAAACTTCTTAGTCATGGATCCACAAACAAAGATTTCTTGGATAATCTGTCTGACCAAGCCTTTGTCCTCCTTCTGTCCTTGCGAAAACACCCGAGCATCCCTTTCTAGCCATATATGATAGACAGCCCCAGCTAGACACATCTTGTAGATATCAGCCTGCACACTTCGACTAGATGCATTGCTAGTTGCCCATGATTTCTCTTCTTGCCATCGTCTTACATTCTTGGATATGTTTTGCCATTTCAAGAGTTTGCTCCATACTCTCTTTGAATAGGAGCACTcaaaaaataaatgattatGGCTCTCATCTATGTGGTCACAAAGAGGAAAAATAGCTAAATCTATTGTTCCCCATTGCGGTAGTCGATCCTTTGTGGACAACCTTCCCATTAAAGCCAATTGCaaaataaaaatcaactttGGGCAGTCGAGATTGTAACAAGTGAGCCTCCTCCATTCAACTTTAGGGAAATCACCCCCGATCAAAGtgcacactttttttttttatagaaaactTGGCCTGCTGCATCAAAAACTCTTCATCCCATGAGATAGCATCCAAGTATTTCTTTGCATTAATAATCTTATTCACCATCCAGGATGCTTGTTTACTTTGAGCATCCCACACTGGCCCCTGCTTTATGTAGGAATTAAGAAATTAGTTTTACATTACTTGCTTGGTTTCGATTTTTATTGCTAATAAATGATcactaaagaaaatatataaaaaattagtcaaaaaagGCAACTTTATGTGACAataattaatgaaattgattCAATTGGAAGATTAAGTCAAGAGAATCTTTTGGGTAGAGTATTGTCCAGTCAAGACATAAGTTATTTAAGGGACTTGCATAACTTGTGCATATTATGATGTGGCTTAAGTTCGAATTTGattgacaaaaattaaagagtagCCTatttgaaaggcaaaaattagCACAAAAttgggacaaaagtgcaaatgacccaacaTCTCGTCtgctttcttgttctttttccaatctcaaatttcCAATGAAAAGAAGATACCTTTAGCTTTTAGTTTTCTCATACTATACAGAAGCAATTAAGCAAAtggtaaaaattttaaaatctctcAATTTAGGGAAAATAAAGAAAGCTAGTGAAGAAaaaccgtttttttttttagttagtcaaaaggaaaaaagtataaaaaaataaaaataaaatttgattcCATTTAAGACCCACCATGGATAAACTTTCTCTACTTGTCCCTTTTTGGGATGTCCTTCTTTTTATTACTATTGTcctaaatatttctttttttatcttACGAGAAAACTTGTAATCTAAAGTTTGTAAATTTAATACAATTATTagattttttacatatattatatcGGTGTTTAACGTTGTTGGAAAGGTTAATTTCATAAAGAATATATTTGcacaactttaaaaaataagaaccAAATTTAAATAGTAGCCAATAAGGAGACATTTGCTTACGGTCAACCCCAACCATAAGCTTGTTGTTACACCAGGCCCAAaaactaagagcccgtttggattgggcATAAGTTGGGtttataaaattttttttttgttttttttaaagttattttgtcttaaaatctaaaaaataattgaacccatttaacttagtttatctaaagcgaCTTATTTGTAAAAAGTTTAATACCAATTCTAAATCATTGCGTAAAAACCCAAACAAAAATCCAACATCTCTTCTTCGTTTTCTCGGTGGAAATGACGCGTGGtgtttaaattttcttaaatttttgtacggtaaataattttttttttttatgttttgttgccCATCAGGCATAAGTTCTAACTTttgtcaataaaaaaaaaatttatagtCAATAGTTTCACTATAATATTTTATAGAAGTTATGCCTTATTTTAATTTCATTAAACTAATTTTGAGGTTGAACAATAAAAACTTTACCtagagttatttttttttaaaaattaagcgGGACCAAAAAAGCAAGACCACCTCTTATGGAGGGCATTAGCATATATTATATTAGATCCGATGAGTTTAATATTTGTTAGAAAGTGTAATTTCCCAAAAGTTACTAGGGACTTTAAATAGTTAATTAGTTGTTGGGGGgttaatttctttaaatttcatAAAGAATATTTGcacaactttaaaaaataagaaccAAATTTAAATAGTAGCCAAACGTAATTAGACCCCCAAACCATGGGCTTGTTGTTAACGCTAAACGCCCAAAACAAAATGTTTGGTTAAAACCCAACATCTGTTCATATACAGAAGAATCAATGTTGGGGGGCTTGTTGTTAACGCTAAACGCCCAAAACAAAATCTTTGGTTAAAACCCAACATGTGTTCATATACAGAAGAATCAATTTAGCAAGTGGGgtaaaaaaaatgtcacaatTTTGGAAACCAGGAACAGAACGACCTCGTATTGTAGATGATGAAGAGGGTGGTGTTCTTCTTTACCCTACATCTTCCTCtgggtaaatattttattttactgcTTTCTTTTTACTGCATATGAATTGTTAAAATTTTACTGCTTTTTCTTTGTTATGAATGTTACAATTTTACTGCTTTTTTGGTTATGAGTGTTAAATTTTTACTGCTTTTTCTTGTTATGAATGTTAATTTACTGCTTTCTTTGTTATGAATATTGAAATTTTACTGCTTTTTTGTTTATGAGTGTTAAATTTAtactgtttttatttttattttttatgaatgtGACAATTTTACTGCTTTCTTTGTTATGAATGTGTAAATTTTACTGCTTTCTTTGTTAAGAATGTTAAATTCTTATCCTTTCtttgttatgaattgttaaaATTTTACTGCTTTCTTTGTTATGCATATGAATGTTAAAATTTTAACATCTCAGTTTGTATTTGTCTGTTAATATTATGGATGGTCACTCAACTTTTACTTTATTGCACCAAACTCACTAAActatacttcctccgtcccaatttatgtgacgtcccttcctttttagtctctttcaaaaagaatgttgcctttttataattagaaataatttgACTTTTAAACTTTTACCCTTAATGGAACGATTTCTAGTTaagcacatttaaccttcaattaattgatATGTGCAGTTTTGATCCCTTTGACTACGAATCTTCAAAATTATAATGAATTGTTAAGTGCTGAACCATTCAATTGTCAGTGTATTATGCTAAATTTGTAATGTTATAGTTCGAGAAATAGTCTAAAATCACATGTTTCTTACATAAAGGGACCAAGAACACACATTTAAGTTAATCGAAGGTTAAATGCGTTTAGTCAAATATTACAAGGACCAAAATCAAAATTCATCAATAATCGAGGGACTAAAAGTGCAATTATCCCATATTTTCGTAATGAAACATGAAGGGAAGGATCGAAGAGAAAACCGTGATGGAAAAAGCGTGAGGAGAATTCTAGACCCAAGATGTTAGAAGGTGAAAAATCAATGGGTGCGGGAGCTGTTTTAAGCAattttttataacaaaaaagTCAGTCAACTTTTCTAAAGTATAATAGAAAATGTCTCCTTATTTCCTCCTAGTGGTATATTTAGGCAAAGCTGAGTGATTTTTGCGGTcggacaccacggttattaaaaaaaaaaaaaaaaagaattgagcAATTTTTTAgttacctaaaaaaaaaaaaaaaaagtaaaaaaaattagcgACTTTTGTGCTACTCAGGCAAAATTGAATTACTTTTTGGTTACGAAGCAAAGAGAAAGAGTTTAGTGGTTTTAGTACAATAAATGTAAAAGTTGAGTGATTATCCGTAAATGTAAAAGTTGAGTGATTATCCGTGAAACTATCCCGTTAGTTATATAAGTAGTAATTATTTGTGGAATTTCAAGATTTGGGTATGGGAGTTTAGAGAAGCAAAGGCAGAGGCTGCCTGTGTACAAGTACAAAACTGCTATTCTTTACTCAGTGGAGACTCATGCTACCACCATTATTGTTGGAGAAACTGGCAGTGGCAAAACTACCCAAATTCCTCAGGTTAGTTTTTCTTGGTTTTCTGTAAAGATTATGTTTTTATAATTGGTATGATGTGAAATGTTCTCCCTAGAAAATATTTCATCAATCAAAGGTGTAACGGTCTTGAACTTGTTggggtcggctatatgaatcgTCAGACCTCAGTATCCAGTTATGATTTAGTATTCAGGCATTCAACATAGTTAGACTATTTTGCATTTGACCATCAACCGTCTTCCGTTAACCGGGACTGTGGCAGACTCAGGATTTCACTAAAggaatttaaaatataaagaagtaaacacatGAAGAAGCCATGAGGTTTCAACACATAGTATATACACATAAGAAAAGATTGATTGACCTATCTATGCTGTGTAATTTTTCGATGAAGGGGGTGTCAGTTGACTCGCCTTAGACAAAGGTGGCTCTGGCACTAGGAATTTGGTAAGGGGATTCAACATTATGCCTGAATGCATCTTCGTCAGTACATTAAAAGCTTCACTTATATCAAGGAGATTCAAAAactttatatacatacaaaaagttttttttatttttttttataaccgcTTTACACGGTATAATTTTCCGACGAACTTCCTTATACGTGGTTAAGGGGAGTTATGAAGCATGTGTGGTGGTACTTAGTAATAATTTTGAGTTGCAAAGAGTGGAAGTAATGTCTATATGTTGGTAGGAGCAAGAGATACAACTAGGCTCATAATGGCAGTAAATTGTTTTTTGCTACTTTGGGCAACCAAACATAAAAAGTAATTCTACCAAAGGACATCTTTTCCTATTAAACATATTACTGTCTAGTGGAGCCATAATTGTAGTATCTTTATTCTTTGTCTAGAAAATGCCAATGAACATTTCGTTTTAGTTTGATTAGAGAAATGAACTCTTTACTCGttagaaagttgaaaatttaaTGATATGTGGTACATTTTAATGTGTGTAGTACCTGAAAGATGCTGGTTGGGCTGAAGGAGGGCGCATGATAGCTTGCACTCAACCAAGGAGACTGGCAGTCCAGGTGTAGTATTCTGTTCATGAGCTCTCTATGCTCTTTAAAGAGTGAACTTTTGTGTAGTTTCAGATTCTTTTTTTAGTTTCCAAAAAGAGTGAACTTTTGTGTCTTCTTATATGTATGTCTGATATCTTTCTAATCGAAAGCAGATGCAAGCAGTATGGCTGCTTGTGAGGTACACATATCATTGTACTTGTTACTAGGGGTGGCAAAATTAACCATGAAAACATGACAGCCCCAACCAATAACCTGCCCAATTATTAGCTCACCCATTTTAGACCTATCCATTTCAGCCCATCTAAAGTTGGGTTGATATGTAGCGCAAATTGACCCATGAGAAACCTTGTCAAAGTATTTTAAAAAGAcatcttttttatttgatatgttacaTATAGCCATAATAGaggaaaaaatagttttattaggtacttaaaaaattataaaagaacagacaaaaaaaattaaaacatagtAAGAATTCGgcgggttgggttatgacccgCTTTTTAGCCCATCCAGCCCAAGTAAACCCGCCCATTTATCAACTCAGCCCATTTTGACCCGCCCAAATTCAGCCCAATCCgtccatttgacacccctacttGTAACTTTGTTTTTGAGATTTGCCAGGATACTTGTATTTACAGTTAAAAGTTTTCTGTAGTTACTTTACTTTCTTGGTTAAGAAAGTGAAAATTGCTAATGTTGACATGTAGTTGGCCCAAATGTATTATATTGAAGAGCAATGCCATCCTGCTCATAATATTTGGACATAATGCCCCTTATGGTTTAGTTAATATGAAACACTTCTTTCAAGTCTCACTCTTTTATAGTGCAGGCAGTCGCTACAAGAGTTGCCGAAGAAATGGATGTTAAACTTGGTGAGGAAGTTGGTTATACTATTCGATTTGAAGATATCACAAATGAGGTGGGAGTTCTTTCTTTATACTTACCATTTTATTGGGATAAAGGAAATAATCTTTTGTTTCATCGTGGGTATTTTTAGAGTTCATAAGTTCCTAAAGAACAGATAAATCTTTTGACATCTGCTGGGATTGCATATTTCAAGGTGTTAGGTCTTATAATGTTGCTACGTGACTGTTGACCTGGaatagtttttcctttttttttttttttggataaaataTGTTGACCTGGAACAGTAATGGTGGTGTTCTTGCATTACAGGAATTAACTAGGGTCAAATTCCTTACTGATGGAGTTTTGCTGAGGGAAATGATGGACGATCCTCTATTGAGCAAGTATAGGTACTGTTTATGCTTTTAATGCCTTCAAAGGGTTCGACTGTTTGAGTGCCTCCTTTTCTATTTTCTCCATCATCTAGCGATGCTTTAATTCTATTATTTACACCCTCGCTCTTGACTTT
This portion of the Lycium ferocissimum isolate CSIRO_LF1 chromosome 1, AGI_CSIRO_Lferr_CH_V1, whole genome shotgun sequence genome encodes:
- the LOC132060717 gene encoding uncharacterized protein LOC132060717 yields the protein MGRLSTKDRLPQWGTIDLAIFPLCDHIDESHNHLFFECSYSKRVWSKLLKWQNISKNVRRWQEEKSWATSNASSRSVQADIYKMCLAGAVYHIWLERDARVFSQGQKEDKGLVRQIIQEIFVCGSMTKKFATKLAQMNCYP